In one window of Mesoplodon densirostris isolate mMesDen1 chromosome 4, mMesDen1 primary haplotype, whole genome shotgun sequence DNA:
- the TCL1B gene encoding LOW QUALITY PROTEIN: T-cell leukemia/lymphoma protein 1B (The sequence of the model RefSeq protein was modified relative to this genomic sequence to represent the inferred CDS: substituted 1 base at 1 genomic stop codon) encodes MEAEASPPLGSPPCCLWFQRPGIYEDEKGRTWVTVALRISPSHRAWGRGSPGSTHEISITVHMWQMPVHPQMPRSPSHLLVFGLLLKXELYPGRRYQATDSRLWEIVDHGQINSTEQLILKRLPSGSR; translated from the exons ATGGAAGCAGAAGCTTCTCCGCCCCTTGGGTCGCCCCCATGCTGCCTGTGGTTCCAGAGGCCTGGCATCTATgaggatgagaagggaaggaCCTGGGTGACTGTGGCCTTGCGGATCAGTCCCTCCCACAGAGCTTGGGGCAGGGGGTCCCCTGGCAGCACA CATGAAATCAGCATCACAGTCCACATGTGGCAGATGCCAGTGCACCCCCAGATGCCCAGGTCCCCCAGCCATCTGCTCGTGTTCGGGCTGCTCCTCAAGTGAGAGCTCTACCCCGGGCGAAGGTACCAAGCAACGGATTCGAGACTCTGGGAAATAGTGGACCATGGCCAG ATCAACTCCACGGAGCAGCTGATCCTAAAACGTCTGCCAAGTGGGAGCCGCTGA